From Montipora foliosa isolate CH-2021 chromosome 6, ASM3666993v2, whole genome shotgun sequence, a single genomic window includes:
- the LOC138005263 gene encoding uncharacterized protein produces MAEDRDLFLFGDDVDAVLEALEASDIVDESFNEAVTEVQEDEIMCTFCSKKCKSLSGLKRHMTCKHKDELEDKETECIEGEQCKFTADLLAKMVDEVKQRIVNNKVFSKTIKEELRAYSFTNLAEESTEFVELQKIYQQLMKKKTQEQFYAKFYSTVPLNSCRYFTGLSRNSATLLSTKLADVMLAYSKEKAVITVRNFKFELTEKEMAGLQYIGGYVLHKLHNKNIKSNLSDSKVTQQAVALLKAGKEANQAMQDYQKLTTTLNRGGLWCITKPAQTIFPRTEKYFRYFTTDYPLTRIDINEIREKSACDSEVLTAFNCMKVVSELKLEDKIAKDVLQSIIHLYIRVRCFSFAKDVIQKYKLQTKLVKEKALRKQISRASNSSELRND; encoded by the exons atggcggaagaTAGGGACCTTTTCCTGTTTGGAGATGATGTAGACGCGGTTCTTGAGGCTTTAGAGGCCAGTGATATCGTTGATGAAAGCTTTAATGAAGCTGTAACTGAG GTACAAGAGGACGAGATCATGTGCACGTTCTGCTCGAAGAAATGCAAAAGTTTAAGCGGTTTAAAGAGACACATGACATGTAAACATAAGGATGAGCTGGAAGATAAAGAAACAGAGTGCATTGAGGGAGAGCAATGTAAATTTACAGCAGATTTACTTGCAAAGATGGTCGACGAAGTGAAACAGCGTATAGTCAACAACAAGGTCTTCTCGAAGACCATTAAAGAAGAGCTTAGGGCTTACTCGTTCACCAACTTAGCTGAAGAATCCACAGAATTCGTAGAATTGCAAAAGATCTACCAGCAGctgatgaaaaagaaaacccaGGAACAGTTCTATGCTAAGTTTTATTCTACTGTGCCATTGAATTCATGCAGATATTTCACTGGGCTATCTAGAAATTCTGCCACATTGCTATCAACTAAACTTGCAGATGTTATGCTTGCCTACAGCAAAGAAAAGGCAGTCATTACTGTTAGGAACTTTAAGTTTGAACTAACTGAAAAGGAAATGGCTGGATTACAGTATATCGGAGGGTATGTACTACACAAGTTGCACAACAAAAACATCAAGTCAAATCTCAGTGATTCAAAAGTTACCCAGCAGGCAGTTGCTCTACTTAAAGCTGGCAAAGAGGCTAACCAGGCAATGCAAGACTATCAAAAGCTGACCACAACACTGAACCGAGGTGGACTATGGTGCATCACAAAACCAGCTCAAACAATTTTTCCGAGAACTGAAAAATACTTTAGATACTTTACTACTGACTATCCCTTAACAAGAATTGACATTAATGAAATAAGGGAGAAATCAGCATGTGATTCGGAAGTGCTTACAGCTTTCAACTGCATGAAGGTAGTATCAGAACTGAAACTAGAAGATAAGATAGCAAAGGATGTACTACAAAGTATAATTCACTTGTACATTAGAGTTAGGTGTTTTTCATTTGCAAAAGATGTTATACAGAAGTACAAACTGCAGACAAAGCTAGTGAAGGAAAAGGCTTTACGAAAACAGATCAGCAGAGCAAGCAATAGCTCCGAGCTTAGGAACGACTAG